Proteins from a genomic interval of Phenylobacterium sp. LH3H17:
- the mmcB gene encoding DNA repair putative endonuclease MmcB has protein sequence MGVTIVTITRPEITAAVTRGAARLLVDLGYAPLAEVTLPNGRRADLMALSPRGHIVIVEVKSGLEDYRVDRKWHEYMPYCDSFAFAVAPEFPREILPEEPGLIVCDAFGGAVLREAPTVPLAGARRKALTIAFGRLAAMRAAGVVVTQLEG, from the coding sequence ATGGGCGTCACCATCGTCACCATCACCCGTCCCGAGATCACCGCCGCGGTCACCCGCGGCGCGGCCCGGCTGCTGGTCGACCTGGGCTATGCGCCGCTGGCCGAGGTGACCCTGCCCAACGGCCGGCGCGCCGACCTCATGGCCCTGTCGCCCAGGGGCCACATCGTCATCGTCGAGGTGAAGTCGGGCCTCGAGGATTATCGGGTGGACCGCAAGTGGCATGAGTACATGCCCTATTGCGACAGCTTCGCCTTCGCCGTGGCGCCTGAGTTCCCGCGCGAGATCCTGCCGGAGGAGCCGGGCCTGATCGTCTGCGACGCCTTCGGAGGCGCGGTGCTGCGCGAGGCGCCCACCGTTCCCCTGGCCGGCGCCCGGCGCAAGGCGCTGACCATCGCCTTCGGCCGCCTGGCCGCCATGCGCGCGGCCGGCGTGGTGGTGACCCAGCTGGAAGGCTAG
- a CDS encoding ferritin-like domain-containing protein → MAADGNITKDIIYEAVSPDDFEAMLDLDRYNSRSTAFDKIISATHDHFWDPLDKKYIDFDEPFDMENEMLLPEDMIISMSTDYVSNHLSDWKTRVRFVNQSALRSFSSILHGEQGALNLSASLCHVLLDQGAQEYAANQTREEARHVTAFAKYIKARWGRPVECGPTLKALLVDIIGSPEVYKKIIGMQMLVEGLAMGAFATFFNNIRDPMGKRLLQLVMTDEAFHHKFGKIWADRTIPHLSEAEHEIIETWAAHCFQTLLFNLVAPTQQRDLYEEFGLDPDKVIAEMAEIMNDDKRRENMKEQTNIFRVLVKTLLNAGIITDRTKAFYATYVDIEELRGEGDRMVGDDIAEEGIKYLQEINFKDRVGQAISIAAE, encoded by the coding sequence ATGGCGGCCGACGGCAACATCACCAAGGACATCATCTACGAGGCCGTGTCGCCCGACGACTTCGAGGCGATGCTGGACCTCGATCGCTACAACAGCCGCTCGACGGCCTTCGATAAGATCATCTCGGCCACCCACGACCATTTCTGGGATCCGCTCGACAAGAAGTACATCGACTTCGACGAGCCCTTCGACATGGAGAACGAGATGCTCCTGCCGGAGGACATGATCATCTCCATGTCCACCGACTACGTCTCCAACCACCTCAGCGACTGGAAGACCCGCGTCCGGTTCGTGAACCAGTCGGCCCTGCGGTCCTTCTCCTCGATCCTGCATGGCGAGCAGGGCGCGCTGAACCTCTCGGCCAGCCTCTGCCACGTGCTGCTGGACCAGGGCGCGCAGGAATACGCCGCCAACCAGACCCGCGAAGAGGCCCGCCACGTCACGGCCTTCGCCAAGTACATCAAGGCCCGTTGGGGCCGGCCGGTGGAATGCGGCCCGACGCTGAAGGCCCTGCTGGTCGACATCATCGGCTCGCCGGAGGTCTATAAGAAGATCATCGGCATGCAGATGCTGGTGGAGGGCCTGGCCATGGGCGCCTTCGCCACCTTCTTCAACAATATCCGCGACCCGATGGGCAAGCGGCTCCTGCAGCTGGTGATGACCGACGAGGCCTTCCACCACAAGTTCGGGAAGATCTGGGCCGACCGCACCATCCCGCATCTCTCCGAGGCCGAGCACGAGATCATCGAGACCTGGGCGGCGCACTGCTTCCAGACCCTGCTGTTCAACCTGGTGGCGCCCACCCAGCAGCGCGACCTTTATGAGGAATTCGGCCTGGATCCGGACAAGGTCATCGCCGAGATGGCGGAGATCATGAACGACGACAAGCGCCGTGAGAACATGAAGGAGCAGACCAACATCTTCCGGGTGCTGGTGAAGACCCTGCTCAACGCCGGCATCATCACCGACCGCACCAAGGCCTTCTACGCCACCTATGTGGACATCGAGGAACTGCGCGGCGAGGGCGACCGGATGGTCGGCGACGACATCGCCGAAGAGGGCATCAAGTACCTCCAGGAGATCAATTTCAAAGACCGCGTCGGCCAGGCGATCTCCATCGCCGCGGAGTAG
- a CDS encoding polyhydroxyalkanoate depolymerase → MLYTLYEAGYYASTPLRFATRAMRDFWSSPLNPAKDSDLGRRLFANADLFANLTRRYGKPAWSIDSVEIDGKPVRVRPTVVSSTPWVKMIHFSRDMSDMRKAGRRELEPAVLIVAPLSGHYATLLRGTVEAFLQDHEVFITDWSNARDVPLMEGRFDFHDFVDHVRDMLRLLGPRPHVVAVCQPGPAVLAAAALMSEDDEESRPGTMTIMGSPIDARLSPTVTNKLAEEKPFAWFKSNMIDAVPAPYPGMGRRVYPGFVQLYSFMSMNKEKHQDAHKQYLKDLMAGDGDSAEKHLEFYDEYLSVLDLPEEFYLQTIDYVFQSYLLPKGELVHRGRSVQPGSIRDIGLLTVEGENDDISGIGQTQAAHALCTGLSDDFKEDYVQPHVGHYGVFNGRRFREEIYPRVRAFIRRQEAGIEKKRDAA, encoded by the coding sequence ATGCTCTATACGCTTTACGAGGCGGGCTATTACGCCTCCACCCCGTTGCGGTTCGCCACCCGGGCCATGCGCGACTTCTGGTCCTCGCCGCTGAATCCGGCAAAGGACAGCGACCTGGGCCGGCGTTTGTTCGCCAACGCCGACCTGTTCGCCAACCTCACCCGCCGCTACGGCAAGCCCGCCTGGAGCATCGACAGCGTCGAGATCGACGGCAAGCCGGTGCGGGTTCGGCCGACGGTGGTCTCGTCGACCCCGTGGGTGAAGATGATCCACTTCAGCCGCGACATGTCCGACATGCGCAAGGCCGGCCGCCGCGAGCTGGAGCCCGCGGTGCTGATCGTCGCCCCCCTGTCGGGCCACTACGCCACCCTGCTCCGCGGCACGGTCGAGGCCTTCCTGCAGGACCACGAGGTGTTCATCACCGACTGGTCCAACGCCCGCGACGTCCCGCTGATGGAAGGCCGCTTCGACTTCCACGACTTCGTCGACCATGTCCGCGACATGCTGCGCCTGCTTGGACCGCGCCCGCACGTGGTCGCCGTCTGCCAGCCGGGGCCCGCCGTTCTGGCCGCCGCGGCCCTGATGTCGGAGGACGACGAGGAAAGCCGTCCCGGCACCATGACCATCATGGGCTCTCCCATCGACGCGCGGCTCTCGCCCACGGTCACCAACAAGCTGGCCGAGGAAAAGCCCTTCGCCTGGTTCAAGTCCAACATGATCGACGCCGTGCCCGCGCCCTATCCGGGCATGGGCCGCCGGGTCTATCCGGGCTTCGTGCAGCTCTACAGCTTCATGTCGATGAACAAGGAAAAGCATCAGGACGCTCACAAGCAGTATCTGAAGGACCTGATGGCGGGCGACGGCGACTCCGCCGAGAAGCACCTGGAGTTCTACGACGAGTATCTCTCGGTGCTGGATCTGCCCGAGGAGTTCTACCTCCAGACCATCGACTATGTGTTCCAGAGCTACCTGCTGCCCAAGGGCGAGCTGGTCCATCGCGGGCGATCGGTCCAGCCCGGCTCGATCCGCGACATCGGGCTGCTGACCGTGGAGGGCGAGAACGACGACATCTCCGGGATCGGCCAGACCCAGGCGGCGCACGCGCTCTGCACCGGGCTCTCGGACGACTTCAAGGAAGACTACGTGCAGCCGCATGTGGGCCATTACGGCGTGTTCAACGGCCGCCGTTTCCGCGAGGAGATCTATCCGCGGGTGCGTGCGTTCATTCGCCGCCAGGAAGCGGGCATCGAAAAGAAGCGCGACGCAGCCTAG
- a CDS encoding M48 family metallopeptidase has translation MSLFGRTLADGDRLEVAGAVVRLKVHSRARRVSLRLDRTKREIVATAPSARRLSEAAAFARDRAEWIAERLAELPQSQSIAPGMTIVLFGQPCRLEASGKPARFHPAAGDEPARISARGEGATYANAVIRAIRREALRVFTERTAVHCARLGAKLPSVTVMDARARWGSCRPGLPGKPAAIRYSWRLALAEFEVADYVAAHECAHLLELNHGPRFWAHVKALVGDERPHRAWLRAEGARLHAFGR, from the coding sequence ATGAGCTTGTTCGGCCGTACCCTGGCCGACGGCGATCGGCTGGAGGTGGCCGGGGCCGTCGTGCGCCTGAAAGTCCATTCCCGCGCCCGGCGCGTCTCCCTGCGGCTGGACCGCACCAAGCGCGAGATCGTCGCCACCGCCCCCAGCGCCCGGCGCCTGTCCGAGGCCGCCGCCTTCGCCCGCGACCGCGCCGAATGGATCGCCGAGCGCCTGGCCGAACTCCCGCAGTCGCAGTCCATCGCACCGGGCATGACCATTGTCCTGTTCGGCCAGCCCTGCCGCCTGGAGGCCAGCGGCAAGCCGGCCCGCTTCCATCCCGCCGCCGGGGATGAGCCGGCCCGAATCTCCGCGCGGGGTGAGGGGGCGACCTACGCCAACGCCGTGATCCGCGCGATCAGGCGCGAGGCCCTGCGGGTGTTCACCGAGCGCACCGCCGTCCACTGCGCCCGGCTTGGCGCCAAGCTGCCCAGCGTGACGGTGATGGACGCCCGCGCCCGCTGGGGCTCCTGCCGTCCGGGCCTGCCGGGCAAGCCCGCGGCGATCCGCTACTCCTGGCGCCTGGCCCTGGCCGAGTTCGAGGTCGCCGACTATGTGGCCGCCCACGAATGCGCCCACCTGCTGGAGCTGAACCACGGGCCGCGCTTCTGGGCCCATGTGAAGGCGCTGGTCGGCGACGAGCGCCCCCACCGCGCCTGGCTGCGGGCCGAAGGCGCCAGGCTGCACGCCTTCGGGCGGTAG
- a CDS encoding ActS/PrrB/RegB family redox-sensitive histidine kinase — MASTKNTSPQKPSPGLDRQSAAPAQAGDDWGLGGGRGGRLRLRTLVTLRWMIVAGELLLLAVAGLGFGFEAPYPFCFAVVGASAWVNLLTGVASPGQRLISDWEAVGQLSFDVVQISILLFLTGGTANPFILMLIAPVTLAAATLAPRAVTALGAEAITASIALAFFHLPLPSLPGAAVELPLSFMIGAAAANVAGVIVIAGNVRQAAEESSRMALALDVTQAVLAREQRLSALGALAAAAAHELGTPLATISIVAKELAREAPTAQVKEDAELLIAQSERCREILRRLTDAPAAASDELHERMSLLQLLNEVIEPHADVRGVRVEAIVSGAPGVAAPNIWRMPEVLHAMTSFVENAVDFAASEILVTVRFDAQSVGMEVRDDGPGFSPEVLAKLGEPYVTSRPGVAGGRTGHIGMGLGFFIAKTLLERTGAVVTFQNGRPRGAVVAARWPRARIEALGGNG; from the coding sequence ATGGCGTCCACCAAGAACACGTCGCCGCAGAAGCCGTCGCCCGGCCTCGATAGGCAAAGCGCCGCGCCCGCGCAAGCCGGCGACGACTGGGGCCTTGGCGGCGGGCGCGGCGGGCGCCTGCGCCTGCGGACCCTGGTCACCCTGCGCTGGATGATCGTGGCCGGCGAACTGCTGCTGTTGGCGGTGGCGGGCCTGGGGTTCGGTTTCGAGGCCCCCTACCCGTTCTGCTTCGCCGTCGTCGGAGCCTCGGCCTGGGTGAACCTGCTGACCGGCGTGGCTTCGCCGGGCCAGCGCCTGATCAGCGACTGGGAGGCGGTGGGCCAGCTCAGCTTCGACGTCGTCCAGATCTCGATCCTGCTGTTCCTCACCGGCGGCACAGCCAACCCGTTCATCCTGATGCTGATCGCCCCGGTGACCCTGGCGGCCGCCACCCTGGCGCCGCGGGCGGTGACGGCGTTGGGGGCCGAAGCCATCACGGCCTCGATCGCGCTGGCCTTCTTCCACCTGCCGCTACCCAGCCTGCCCGGCGCCGCGGTCGAGTTGCCGCTCAGCTTCATGATCGGGGCGGCGGCGGCCAATGTCGCGGGCGTCATCGTCATCGCCGGCAATGTCCGGCAGGCGGCCGAGGAGTCCTCGCGCATGGCCCTGGCCCTGGACGTCACCCAGGCGGTGCTGGCGCGCGAACAGCGGCTCTCGGCCCTGGGGGCCCTGGCCGCCGCCGCGGCCCATGAGCTCGGCACGCCCCTGGCCACCATCTCCATCGTCGCCAAGGAGCTCGCCCGAGAGGCGCCGACCGCCCAGGTCAAGGAGGACGCCGAGCTGCTGATCGCCCAGTCCGAGCGCTGCCGCGAGATCCTGCGCCGGCTGACCGACGCCCCCGCCGCGGCCTCGGACGAGCTCCACGAGCGGATGAGCCTGCTGCAACTGCTGAACGAGGTGATCGAACCCCACGCCGATGTCCGCGGCGTGCGGGTGGAGGCGATCGTCTCCGGCGCTCCCGGGGTGGCCGCCCCCAACATCTGGCGGATGCCCGAGGTGCTGCACGCCATGACCTCCTTCGTCGAGAACGCCGTCGACTTCGCGGCCTCGGAGATCCTGGTGACCGTCCGCTTCGATGCTCAGAGCGTGGGAATGGAGGTGCGCGATGACGGACCGGGCTTCTCGCCCGAGGTGCTGGCCAAGCTCGGCGAGCCCTATGTCACAAGCCGGCCGGGGGTGGCCGGCGGTCGCACCGGCCACATCGGGATGGGCCTCGGCTTCTTCATCGCCAAGACACTATTGGAACGAACCGGCGCTGTAGTCACTTTCCAGAACGGTCGCCCGCGCGGCGCCGTGGTCGCGGCCCGTTGGCCGAGGGCGCGGATCGAGGCGCTGGGCGGAAACGGCTGA
- a CDS encoding ActR/PrrA/RegA family redox response regulator transcription factor → MTDLSADIAALSDRSLLVLDDDAPLRTRLGRALEQRGFEPVLVGSVSEALAAVKAHPPAYAVLDMRLEDGTGLKVVEAVRGARADAKVIMLTGYGNIATAVAAVKSGAIDYLSKPADADDVARALLARKDESPPPPDNPMSADRVRWEHIQRVYELCGHNVSETARRLNMHRRTLQRILAKRAPK, encoded by the coding sequence ATGACCGATCTCTCCGCCGACATCGCCGCACTGTCGGATCGAAGCCTGCTGGTGCTCGATGACGACGCCCCGCTGCGCACGCGGCTGGGCCGAGCCCTCGAGCAACGCGGGTTCGAGCCCGTGCTGGTGGGCAGCGTCAGCGAGGCCCTGGCGGCGGTGAAGGCCCATCCGCCAGCCTATGCCGTGCTGGACATGCGGCTGGAAGACGGAACCGGCCTGAAGGTGGTGGAGGCGGTGCGCGGCGCCCGCGCCGACGCAAAAGTCATCATGCTGACCGGCTACGGCAACATCGCCACGGCGGTGGCGGCGGTGAAGTCCGGGGCCATCGACTACCTCTCCAAGCCCGCCGACGCCGACGACGTGGCCCGCGCCCTGCTGGCCCGCAAGGACGAGTCGCCGCCCCCGCCTGACAATCCCATGAGCGCCGACCGGGTTCGCTGGGAGCACATCCAGCGGGTCTACGAGCTGTGCGGCCACAACGTCTCTGAGACCGCCCGGCGGCTGAACATGCATCGCCGCACCCTGCAGCGGATCCTCGCCAAGCGCGCCCCAAAATAG
- a CDS encoding transglycosylase domain-containing protein — MARPGPDSRRPAPRTPQRPPPRTPLQAFLYWTMVLGVWGLIFVVAFFAVFATDLPDTSKLYDVQRQPSISYLDQSGAVIAVRGSQYAPPVDLDKLPPHVPKAFIAIEDRWFYWHIGFNPWGILRSQIYNTTHKGGPLRGGSTITQQLARNLFLTPNQNYRRKAQELILAMWLEAKFSKKEILSLYLNRVYFGAGAYGIEAASQRYFGKPASQLTLGESALLAGLMKGPSRYSPVSATKRAEQRANVVLNEMVRSGAITTAERDEAFKTPVKVNPTLASQRAQYFTDWVDDQVRSLLGEPTEDLVVETTLDLPIQTAAERAVRRGVAAAKGQGVQQAALVAIDGEGRIRAYVGGVSYEESQFDRATMARRQAGSAFKPFVYLTAMENGRTPDVQVVDEPLKIGNWEPRNYTGDFRGPMTLQNALAQSINTVAARLANEVGTGNVAATARRLGITSHIQLDPSMALGAVEVSPMEMAQAYAPFANGGFLAKGYGITRIRTASGKVLYDHTVEKAQRQAVIGSPALQYMNQMMRQVIASGTGTRANVPGYDLAGKTGTTSDYRDAWFVGYTGGFVTAVWVGKDDNKPMKRVTGGNAPAGIWRDFMAAALPRLKTQEIPGGTVTPERADADPIGDVIDGIGDAIGIGNDPPPPERPPAREEAPPY; from the coding sequence ATGGCCAGACCAGGACCGGATTCCCGCCGGCCGGCCCCGCGAACCCCGCAGCGACCCCCACCGCGAACCCCTCTCCAGGCCTTCCTCTACTGGACCATGGTGCTGGGCGTGTGGGGCCTGATCTTCGTGGTGGCGTTCTTCGCGGTCTTCGCCACCGATCTGCCCGACACCTCCAAGCTCTACGATGTCCAGCGCCAGCCCTCGATCTCCTATCTGGACCAGTCCGGCGCCGTGATCGCCGTGCGCGGCAGCCAGTACGCGCCGCCCGTCGACCTGGACAAGCTGCCACCGCACGTTCCCAAGGCCTTCATCGCCATCGAGGACCGCTGGTTCTACTGGCACATCGGGTTCAACCCGTGGGGCATTCTTCGCTCGCAGATCTACAACACCACCCACAAGGGCGGTCCGCTGCGCGGCGGTTCGACCATCACCCAGCAGCTTGCCCGCAACCTCTTCCTGACCCCGAACCAGAACTACCGCAGAAAGGCTCAGGAACTGATCCTGGCCATGTGGCTGGAGGCCAAGTTCAGCAAGAAGGAGATCCTCTCTCTCTATCTGAACCGGGTGTATTTCGGGGCCGGCGCCTACGGAATCGAGGCCGCCAGCCAGCGCTATTTCGGCAAGCCGGCCAGTCAGCTCACCCTGGGCGAAAGCGCCCTCCTGGCCGGGCTTATGAAGGGCCCCTCGCGCTACAGCCCGGTCTCGGCCACCAAGCGCGCCGAGCAGCGGGCCAATGTGGTGCTGAATGAGATGGTCCGCTCCGGCGCCATCACCACCGCCGAGCGGGACGAGGCCTTCAAGACCCCGGTGAAGGTCAATCCGACCCTGGCCAGCCAGAGGGCGCAGTACTTCACCGACTGGGTCGACGACCAGGTCCGCTCCCTGCTTGGCGAGCCCACCGAGGACCTGGTGGTGGAGACCACCCTCGATCTGCCCATCCAGACCGCCGCCGAGCGGGCGGTGCGCCGCGGCGTCGCCGCCGCCAAGGGCCAGGGCGTCCAACAGGCCGCCCTGGTGGCCATCGACGGCGAGGGCCGCATCCGCGCCTATGTGGGCGGCGTCTCCTATGAGGAAAGCCAGTTCGACCGCGCGACCATGGCCCGGCGCCAGGCCGGCTCGGCCTTCAAGCCCTTCGTCTATCTCACCGCCATGGAGAACGGCCGCACGCCGGACGTCCAGGTGGTCGACGAGCCGTTGAAGATCGGCAACTGGGAGCCGCGCAACTATACGGGCGACTTCCGCGGCCCGATGACCCTGCAGAATGCGCTGGCCCAGTCGATCAACACGGTGGCCGCGCGCCTGGCCAACGAGGTGGGCACCGGCAACGTGGCCGCCACCGCCCGGCGGCTTGGGATCACCTCCCATATCCAGCTCGACCCCTCGATGGCGCTAGGCGCGGTGGAGGTCAGCCCCATGGAAATGGCCCAGGCCTATGCGCCCTTCGCCAATGGCGGCTTCCTGGCCAAGGGGTACGGCATCACCCGCATCCGCACCGCCTCGGGCAAGGTGCTCTACGACCACACCGTGGAAAAAGCCCAGCGCCAGGCGGTGATCGGCTCGCCCGCCCTGCAGTACATGAACCAGATGATGCGCCAGGTGATCGCGTCGGGGACGGGGACGCGGGCCAATGTTCCCGGCTACGACCTGGCCGGCAAGACCGGCACCACCAGCGACTACCGGGACGCCTGGTTCGTCGGCTACACGGGCGGCTTCGTCACCGCCGTCTGGGTGGGCAAGGACGACAATAAGCCCATGAAGCGGGTCACCGGCGGCAATGCGCCGGCCGGCATTTGGCGCGATTTCATGGCCGCGGCCCTGCCGCGCCTGAAGACCCAGGAAATCCCCGGCGGGACCGTCACGCCGGAGCGGGCGGACGCTGACCCCATCGGGGACGTCATCGACGGCATCGGCGACGCCATTGGGATCGGAAACGATCCGCCGCCGCCCGAAAGGCCGCCCGCGCGGGAAGAGGCGCCGCCTTACTGA
- a CDS encoding SCO family protein produces the protein MPTKPRHLILLAACLVGLAVLAGIAWRTGAFDSPAPAAVGGPFQLVNQDGRPVDETILKGKWSVVFFGFTYCPDVCPTTLQAVERAQALLGPKSARTQVVFISVDPERDTPAQLKTYLAGAAFPKGTIGLTGTREQVAVAAKAYHAYYKKNGEGPDYLVDHSTPAYLMDPKGRFDRILPYGITPEEIARQIGEAMG, from the coding sequence ATGCCGACGAAACCCCGCCACCTGATCCTGCTCGCCGCCTGTCTGGTGGGCCTGGCCGTGCTGGCCGGCATCGCCTGGCGCACCGGCGCCTTCGACAGTCCCGCCCCGGCCGCGGTAGGCGGTCCCTTCCAGCTTGTGAACCAGGACGGCAGGCCGGTCGACGAAACCATCCTGAAGGGCAAGTGGAGCGTGGTGTTCTTCGGCTTCACCTACTGCCCCGATGTCTGCCCGACGACCCTGCAGGCCGTGGAGCGCGCCCAGGCCCTGCTGGGACCGAAGTCTGCGCGGACCCAGGTGGTGTTCATCTCCGTCGATCCCGAACGCGACACCCCCGCCCAGCTGAAGACCTATCTCGCCGGCGCGGCCTTTCCGAAGGGGACCATCGGCCTGACCGGGACCCGGGAGCAGGTGGCCGTCGCGGCCAAGGCCTACCACGCCTATTACAAGAAGAATGGCGAGGGGCCGGATTACCTGGTCGACCATTCGACCCCGGCCTACCTGATGGACCCCAAGGGCCGTTTCGACCGCATCCTGCCCTACGGGATCACGCCCGAGGAAATCGCCCGCCAGATCGGCGAGGCCATGGGCTAG
- a CDS encoding cytochrome c has translation MANRSWAMLGLAAALAGCAGAAAVPAAGGGGAADPAVQRGQAFAERRCAGCHVVGLDDGPASFGPRFRDLRVRYNALSLQRRFTEISQHGSGEMPPIQIGRQEAEDLVAYLETLQSEPPPR, from the coding sequence ATGGCGAACAGGTCTTGGGCGATGCTGGGTCTTGCCGCGGCCCTGGCCGGCTGCGCCGGAGCAGCCGCCGTACCGGCGGCTGGCGGCGGCGGCGCCGCCGATCCGGCCGTTCAACGGGGCCAGGCCTTCGCCGAGCGGCGCTGCGCGGGTTGCCATGTGGTCGGCCTGGACGATGGCCCTGCCTCGTTCGGGCCACGCTTCCGCGACTTGAGGGTCCGCTACAACGCCCTGTCCCTGCAAAGGCGGTTCACGGAAATCTCGCAGCACGGCTCGGGCGAGATGCCGCCGATCCAGATCGGTCGCCAGGAGGCCGAAGATCTGGTGGCTTACCTGGAGACCCTGCAGTCCGAGCCGCCGCCCCGTTGA
- a CDS encoding lipocalin family protein yields MRFPDLSIAFVAACVAFAALCVAAVPALAAPPQPTERVELTKMTGRWYEVARLPNKVQSGCQGGTSDWVRNGEGFSVLQACYKGSLAGPATEWKAKAKVIDPKTNAKLQMTFFGGMVKQEYWVLAHRPDQGWVILGTPGGRAMWLMSQRPTLASGVRAQALARVKQLGYDVARLEFPQPAKN; encoded by the coding sequence ATGCGTTTTCCGGACCTCTCCATCGCGTTTGTCGCCGCCTGTGTCGCGTTCGCGGCCCTGTGCGTCGCCGCCGTCCCCGCCCTGGCCGCGCCCCCGCAGCCGACGGAGCGCGTCGAGCTGACCAAGATGACCGGGCGCTGGTACGAAGTCGCACGCCTGCCCAACAAGGTGCAGAGCGGCTGTCAGGGCGGCACTTCCGACTGGGTCCGGAACGGCGAAGGGTTCTCGGTGCTCCAGGCCTGCTACAAGGGCTCATTGGCCGGGCCGGCCACCGAATGGAAGGCCAAGGCCAAGGTCATCGATCCCAAGACCAACGCCAAGCTGCAGATGACCTTCTTCGGCGGGATGGTGAAGCAGGAATACTGGGTCCTGGCCCATCGCCCCGACCAGGGATGGGTCATCCTGGGCACGCCGGGCGGCCGGGCCATGTGGCTGATGTCGCAACGTCCCACCCTGGCCAGCGGGGTCCGGGCCCAGGCCCTGGCCCGGGTCAAGCAGCTCGGTTACGACGTGGCCCGACTGGAATTCCCCCAGCCCGCGAAGAACTGA
- a CDS encoding ferritin-like domain-containing protein — MAADGNITKDLIYDAVAPDDFESMLDLDRYNNRSTAFDKIISATHDHFWDPLDPKYIDFSAPWDMENDALMPEELSAALQTDYVKAKLNTPSLRAQFLNKSLLYSFSSILHGEQGALNLSASLCHVLLDQGAQEYAANQTREEARHVTAFAKYIKARWGRPVACSKVLQDLLVDIIGSPEVYKKIIGMQMLVEGLAMGAFATFYQKLNDPLGRQLMQLVMTDEAFHHKFGKIWADRTIPKLSEAEHIIVEDWAAHCFQAVLFNLVSPSEQVALYEEFGLDPARVLEEIQLIATDEARREDMKEASNIFRVLIKTLLNAGIITDRTRAFYGMYVDMEELKAEGDRMVGDDIAEEGIKYLQKINFKDRIAANVSIAAE, encoded by the coding sequence ATGGCCGCCGACGGCAACATCACCAAGGATCTGATCTACGACGCCGTGGCGCCGGACGACTTCGAGTCCATGCTCGACCTCGACCGTTACAACAACCGCTCGACGGCCTTCGACAAGATCATCTCGGCCACCCACGACCACTTCTGGGATCCGCTCGACCCGAAGTACATCGACTTCTCCGCGCCCTGGGACATGGAGAACGACGCCCTGATGCCGGAGGAGCTCAGCGCGGCCCTGCAGACGGACTATGTGAAGGCGAAGCTGAACACGCCGTCGCTGCGCGCCCAGTTCCTCAACAAGTCGCTGCTCTACTCCTTCTCCTCGATCCTGCATGGCGAGCAGGGCGCGCTGAACCTCTCGGCCAGCCTCTGCCACGTGCTGTTGGACCAGGGCGCGCAGGAATACGCCGCCAACCAGACCCGCGAAGAGGCCCGCCACGTCACGGCCTTCGCCAAGTACATCAAGGCCCGCTGGGGCCGGCCGGTGGCGTGCAGCAAGGTGCTGCAGGACCTGCTGGTCGACATCATCGGCTCGCCGGAGGTCTATAAGAAGATCATCGGCATGCAGATGCTGGTGGAGGGCCTGGCCATGGGCGCCTTCGCCACCTTCTATCAGAAGCTCAACGACCCCCTGGGACGCCAGCTCATGCAGCTGGTGATGACCGACGAGGCCTTCCACCACAAGTTCGGGAAGATCTGGGCCGACCGGACCATCCCCAAGCTGTCGGAAGCCGAGCACATCATCGTCGAGGACTGGGCGGCCCATTGCTTCCAGGCGGTGCTGTTCAACCTGGTCTCGCCCTCGGAACAGGTCGCGCTCTATGAGGAGTTCGGCCTCGACCCCGCGCGCGTCCTGGAGGAGATCCAGCTGATCGCCACAGACGAGGCGCGCCGCGAGGACATGAAGGAAGCCAGCAACATCTTCCGCGTGCTCATCAAGACCCTGCTGAACGCCGGAATCATCACCGACCGCACGCGGGCCTTCTACGGCATGTATGTCGACATGGAGGAGCTGAAGGCGGAAGGCGACAGGATGGTCGGCGACGACATCGCTGAGGAGGGGATTAAGTATCTCCAGAAGATCAACTTCAAGGATCGCATCGCCGCCAACGTCTCGATCGCCGCGGAATAG